The genomic segment TTCCCGAGGTCGCCCGCCCCGGCGATGCCGTGCACGACGACGCAGAACACGATCGGCGCCACGATCATCGCGATCAGCCGGAGGAAGGCGTCGCTCAGGATCTTCAGCTCTGCGGCGAAGCCGGGCGCCAGAGCGCCGACGAGGATGCCGGCCAGAAGCCCGGCGATCACCTGCACGAACAGGGACTTGTGGAGCGGCGCCCGCTCGGTTGGCAGGGTGGCGGCATGGCTCATCGGGCGGGCTCCTCGCAGCATTTTCGACCTGCGCGCCGCCGAACGGGCTTCCGCTTCGGCGAGAGGCACGTCGGCGGGAAGCATTTCGGTGCAAGGGGCGGCGCAGCGCCTCGCAGCCGCCCCCGCGCACAACGTGGGCGGGTATATCCTTAGACCCATCCGGTCAGGTAGTAGACCCCGATCACGAAAAATACGGCCACGGTCTTGATGATCGTGATGGCGAAGATGTCGCCGTAGGACTGGCGGTGGGTCAGGCCGGTGACGGCGAGCAGCGTGATGACCGCGCCGTTATGGGGCAGGGTGTCCATGCCGCCGCTCGCCATGGAGGCGACCCGGTGCATCACTTCGAGGGGGATGCCGGCCGCCTGCGCCGCCTCGACGAAGCGGCCGGACAGGGCGCCGAGCGCGATCGAGAGCCCGCCCGAGGCCGAGCCGGTGACGCCGGCCAGCACGTTGACCGTCACCGCCTCGTTGATCAGCGGGTTGGGGATCGCCGAGAGCGCGTCCGAGATCACCTTGAAACCCGGCAGAGCAGCGATGACCGCGCCGAAGCCGTACTCGGTGGCGGTGTTCATACCCGCCAGCAGCGAGCCGGCGACGGCCGCCTTGGAGCCTTCGGAAAACCGTTCGGCGAGGTTGCGGTAGCCAAGGATCACGGTGGCGAGGATGCCGAGAAGCAGCGCGCCCTGCACCGCCCAGATCGCCGCCACGGTCTTCACCTGTACGGTGACGGGATGGGCCGCCATCTCCGGGGTGAGCGCCGCGCTCGCCTGCTCGCCGTAGGCGGCGGTGATCCAGGCGAGCAGGAGCTTGTTGCCGATCCCGACGATGAGGAGCGGCAGGATCGCCACGGCGGGATGGATGACCACCTTGTCCTCGACCGCCTGCGGCTCGTTGGTGTGGCCCTCGCCGTAGCCCTCGTCCCCGGCGGAGCGGCGGCGCCATTCGAGATAGGCGACGCCGACCGCGAACACGAAGAGCGCGCCGATGACGCCGAGCCACGGGGCGGCGTAGGCGTCGGTCTTGAAGAAGGAGGCCGGGATGATGTTCTGGATCTGCGGCGTGCCCGGCAGGGTGTCCATGGTGAAGGTGAAGGCGCCGAGCGCGATCGTGCCGGGGATCAGGCGCTTGGGGATGTTCGAGCGGCGAAACAGCTCGGCGGCGAAGGGGTAGACGGCGAAGACCGCCACGAACAGCGAGACGCCGCCATAGGTGAGGATCGCGCCCACCAGCACGATCGCGACGATCGCCCTTCCCTCGCCCAAGAGCCCGGTGACGGCGCCGACGATGGAGCGGGCGAACCCTGAGATCTCGATGAGCTTGCCGAACACGGCGCCGAGCAGGAAGACGGGGAAGTACAGCTTCAGGAAGCCGACCAGCTTCTCCATGAACAGCCCGGAGAACAGGGTCGGCACGGCGGCCGGATCGGTCAGCAGCACCGCGCCCATGGCGGCGACCGGTGCGAACAGGATCACCGAGAAGCCGCGATAGGCAATTCCCATCAGGAAGAAGAGCGCCGCGAGGCAGATCAGGAAGCTCAAGGCACGCGCCCTCCCCGCACCTCTCACGGTGCGCGAGGCTCAATCTGCCCCAAGCGCGGCCGTGTTCAATGGAGGCGGGGTTACAGGGGGCGGTGCATCACCAGCGCATCGACCGGCCCGAGGGTGGGATGGCGGAACACGCCGGGCAGGCGGCCGACCTCCCTGAGGCCGAGGCTCGTCCAGAGCGCGACGGCGTGGGTGTTGGTGGCGACCACCAGATTGAACTGCATCGCGGAAAAGCCCAGCGCCCGGGCGGCCTCGAAGGAGTGCAGGCCCATGGCGCGGGCGATGCCCCGCCCCCGCGCCTCGGGATGCGTGGCGTAGGTGCCGTTGGCGACATGATCGCCGGGCCCGAGCTGGTTGGCGCGGACGTAGTAGCTGCCCAGCACCGCGCCCGCGCTCTCCGCGACGAAGACATGGTGGGCCGGGGAGAACCAGTAGGCGAGCGCCCGCTCCCCGTCCCAGTCCCGCGGCAGGGCGTAGGCCTCCCCCGCGCGCAGGATCGGCTCCAGGATCGACCAGATCGCGTCGTGGTCACGGCTTTGCGCCGGGCGGATCAGGAGGTCGGTCATCGGGGCCGCGGAAGGGTCCGGTGCAAGGGGGCCGTGCAGTAGGCCGTTACAACGATGCCGGTCACCGGCAACGGTCACGGCGCTGGTAACGCGGATCGACCGCCGCCGGGCTCCCGGCTGGGAGCGGTGGGATCTTTCGGCGCAGACGCCTGACCCTTTCGGACGAACCTGTGCCCGCGCGGAGACGAAACGTCTCTCAAGATGCGGAGAAACCTCGAAAAACAGTCCTTTTGCCCGGCTCCTGACCGGCGTTGACGGCAGGATTTTTCCAGATTGAGACTTCGAGGCGGTCGCACCGCGCGGCCGCCCGACGACCTGTCAGAGGGAGCAAACGCGATGTATCGCAGATCGACGATCCTTGCCGCCTTTGCCGCCGCACTGTCGCTGACCCCGGTCCTTCCGGCGGCCGCCCTCGCGATGCCGATGGGCGGAAGCTTCACCGGCCGGGTCGAGAGCCACGCACCGCAGGTTCTGGGCCCGAACGAGGTCAAGCTCCAGCAGACCGCCTCCGGGATCAACACTGGCCCCGGCACCCCGCTCGACGGCGCCCGGGTGCAGTGGGTGGAAACCCTCACGCTCAAGAACGGCCAGGGGCCGGTGCAGGGCACCATCACCTTCACGACGCCCGGCGGCTCGACCTCGAGCCTCTACCGGGGCACGGTCACGACCGACGCTCAGGGCCGCGTCACGGCGACGGGCACCTATCAGGACAGCGCGGCGACCGACGAGTTCGCCGGCCAGTGGCAGGGCGAGGTGACGCTGCCGGGCCAAACCTCGTCGAAGCGCTGAAACGCGACGCGGCGCCTCAGCCCGAGACGGAATCGGTCGCCGGGCGGCGCTCCGGTTCCGTCGTCGGCACCGCCTTGTCCGCGTCGCCGCCGGGGATCAGCGCGATCCGGCCCCAGCCCGGCAGCTTCAGGGCCGGGCGGCGCCAATCGAGGCCGGCCACCGCGCCGAGCAGGTTGAGTTCCAGCCCGTCGACCCAGCCGATGGTGAGGCCGACATAGCCGCGCCAGGTCAGGCGCAGGCCCGTGCCGCTCGGGGTGATTTCGGCGATGCGGCCGGGCGGCGTCCAGTCCTTGCCGAGCGCGGTGGGCGGCAGCGGCACGTCGTTGTCGGGGATGCGCGCGACGACGTGGGCGGCGAAGGTGTTCGAGTTCGGCCCCGGCCACGCCTGGTACGAGCCCTGGCTGCGGTGGGGATAGTCCGCCACCGCCGCGCGGATGCCGGGGATCGCCCGCGCCGCCGCCTCGCCGTCGAGCCCGAGCACGATCTCCGGCTCGTTGCCGAACCAGCGCCCGTCCGGGGCGTAGGCGTCGGTGCGCACGGGCCGGCCCCAGCCGACCACGTCGTAGCGGGTGTAGCGAGGCGCCCCGGCCTCCTTGATCACCACCCAGCTGTGGTGGGCGAAGATGCCCCGCCAGCGCCCGACCCGGGCGGCGTAGACCCGCACCATCGCCCCCGGCACGGCGGCGGCCGGCGGGAGCAGCCCGGCGCTCGACCAATCCGCCGTCGACCAGTTGTCCGCGCGTCCGCCCTTCGCGGTCCACCACAGGGCGTGGGTCGCGAGCGGAACGAGGAAGAGAAGGATGAGGATGAGGAGGCCGAGGCCGAGAAGGAGCAAGCGGAGAGCGGGCAGGAGCACGTCGGTGGGCATCGGGTTCCGGAAAACATCAATCCGGACAGGCGGCACCTCCTCCGGGGCCCCCCAATGTCACGTCCGGCTCCGCTCGGCACAAGCGCCTGCGACGCCACGCGCCGGGTGACAGTGCGCGCCCCGTGCAGCCGCGCACCGGACAGCCGCCTGATGCAGGCCGGTCACACAGGCCGTCCCCGACGGAACGGGCGGCAGATAAGCCTTGCAACATTGTAACATTCCCGCGATGAAACATTGTAACGTGACGGGGCTGGATCGACGGGCATGCGGGGGGGACGTTCAGGACGGATGCTGCTGGCGGCGGGGGCGGTGCTGACGGGCGTGCCCGGAACCGTGCTCTCGGCGCGGGCGCAGGAGGCGGCCACGCTGGAGGAGATCAGCGTGACCTCGGTGAGCCCGATCCAGGGCCGGCCCGCCGCTCCGGCGGCTCCCTCCCCCGCCGTGCCGTTCGCCCGCGCGGCCGAGGTGCTGCCGGTGGTGACGAACACCTTCTCGCCGGTCACCGTGGTGCCGCAGGAGCGGATCGCCCGCGACCAGCCGCGCACGCTCGGCGACGCGCTGTTCGACCGGCCCGGCATCTCCGCCTCGACCTACGCGCCAGGGGCGGCCTCGCGGCCGATCATCCGCGGCCTAGACAACGCCCGGGTGCGCATCCAGGAGAACGGCATCGTCAACGGCGGCGTGTCGGATCTCGGCGAGGATCACGCGGTGCCGGTCAACCCACTCAATGCCAGCCGGATCGAGGTGATCCGCGGCCCCGCGACCCTGCGCTACGGCTCGGGCGCGATCGGCGGCGTGGTCTCGGCCGAGAACAACCAAGTGCCGACCTTCATCCCCCGCCCGCGGGATCACGGGGCAGGTCACGACGGGCTACACCACCGTCGACAACGGCCGGCTCGGGGCGGCGAGCGTCGATGCGGGCGCGAACGGCATCGCGGTCCATGCCGACGGGTTCGCGACCGCGACCGATTCCTACGCGATCCCCGGCGGCATCCAGCGCAACTCGGCGACCGAGACGCAAGGGGGCTCGGTGGGCATCTCGGCGATCGGCGACCGCGGCTTCCTCGGCATCTCCTACAGCCACTTCAACGCGCTCTATCAGATCCCCGGCGGCGAGGCGGCGGAAGCGCGCACCCGGCTCAACCCGAACCAGGACCGCGTGCTCGCCCGCGGCGAATACCGCCCGCTGGAAGGCCCGTTCGAGGTGCTGCGGTTCTGGGCCGGCGGCTCGGTCTACCGCCACGAGGAGATCGGCTTCGGGCACGCCCATCACGATCACGGGGACGATGACGACCACGCGCATGAGGGCCCGGCCGGCGAGGGCGTGCAGGCGATCTTCAAGAACCGCGAGGTCGAAGCCCGGTTCGAGGCGCAGCACGTGCCGGTCTTCACCGCGCTCGGCACGCTCACCGGCGCGGTCGGCGTCCAGACGAGCCGGCGGGTGCTCAACTCGCAGCTCGAGAGCTTCCTGCCGCCGACCGAATCGCGGGTGCTGGCCGCCTACCTGTTCGAGGAACTGGCGGTCGGCGGGGGGCTCCGGTTCCAGGCCGCGGGCCGGATCGAGGGCGACCGGCTCAACAGCATCGCGACGCAGTTCCCCGGCAGCTACCTTCCGACGGACGGGGACCCGCTCAGCTATGCCCTGACGCGCCGCTTCGCTCCCAAGAGCCTCAGCTTCGGCGCCCTGCAGGATCTGCCCTACGGCTTCGTGGCGAGCCTCAACGGCTCCTATGTCGAGCGTGCGCCCACCGGCGCCGAGCTGTTCTCGCAGGGGCCGCACCACGCCTCGGCGACCTTCGAGATCGGCGATCCGACCCTGCGGCTGGAGCGCGCCCGCACCGCCGAGATCTCCTTGCGCCGGGCGGACGGGCCGCTGCGGCTCGACGCCACCGGCTACGTCACGCGCTACACCGGCTTCATCTACCGGCGCGACACCGGGAACCGCTGCGACGACGATTTCGGCTCCTGCGGCTCCGGCGACGAGCTGCGCCAGGTCGTCTACTCGCAGGCCAATGCCAGCTTCTACGGCGCCGAGATCGGCGCGCAGCTCGATCTCTTCGCCGTCGGCGACGGCTGGGCCGGAATCGAGGCGCAGTACGACTTCGTCCGCGCCCAGTTCGACGACGGCTCCTACGTCCCGCGCATCCCGCCGCACCGGCTCGGCGGCGGCGCCTTCGTGCGGGCGAACGGCTGGTTCGCACGGGTGAACCTGCTCCACGCCTTCGACCACACCGAGATCGCCCCGTTCGAGACCACGACCCCGGGCTGGAACGATCTTCGCGCCGAACTCGCCTACACCCAGGCGCTCGACCCCACCGTCTACGGCGCCACCGAGGTGACGCTGGGGCTGCAAGGCCGCAACCTGCTCGACGACGACATCCGCAACTCGGCCTCGTTCAAGAAGGACGAGATCCTGCTGCCGGGCCGCAACCTCCGCCTGTTCCTGACGGCACGGTTCTGAGAAAGGGCCTCGCGCCCGCCCCTACTTGCCGCGGGCCGGCTTGCCCGCCGGCCGCTCGGGCGGCGTGACGGCGCCCGCCACCGTCCAGTGGCACACCGCCGTGCCCTTGAGGGTGAGGCAGTCGTAGGCGCGGCCGTTCAGGGCGACGTGGTCGGCGAGCCCCGTGACCGCGGCGCGGTCCACCGGGCTGCAGCCGAGATCGGATTTCGGATCGCTCGCGACCGCGAGCGCGGCGGCGCGATCCTCGCCCGTGCTGCGCAGGAGGCCGCGCAGGTTGGCCAGCGAGGTGCAGCCGACCACGGAAACGGGCCGGGCCTGGGCCTTCTGATCGCCGGCCCGGCCGCCCGTCCCCTGCCCCGTCGCTTGCCCTGTCCCTTGCGCAACGGCGCCCGGCGCGGACAGCGCGAGGACAAGCACAGCCGGGGCGGCGAGGGCTCGGTGAGCGACGTGCAGCAAGCGGGACATGGATCGGTCTCGGACGGTGGAGCCTGATCCCGAACGGCGGTTGCCGTTGTTCGGGACGCGACGCCGAGGCCCGGCATACCATGCCCGGTGCCCCGGACCGAGCCTGGCGCCTCCGGGGTGAGGCCTCACGATCCCGCGCGCGCCTGCTGCGCCCGCAGCTTGGCGTAGCGCTTGAGGACCCGCTCGCGGCGCAGCCGGGTCAGCCGGTCGATCCAGAAGATGCCATCGAGCTGGTCGATCTCGTGCTGGAGGCAGGCGGCGCGCAGGCCCTCGGCCTCCTCCTCGTGCTCGGCCCCGTCGAGGTCGCGGTAGCGCACCCGGACGCGCGCGGGCCGCTCCACCGGCTCGACCACGCCCGGCATCGAGACGCTTCCCTCCGGATGCGCGGCCCGCTCGGGCGAGGCCCAGGCGACGACCGGATCGACGTAGACCGCGTGCGGCTCGTCCGGCTGAAGCCGGATCACCACCACCCGCTCCAGGCGCCCGATATGGATCGCGGTCAGCCCCATCGCCGAGACGGCGCCGAGGGTGTCGAGCACGTCCGCCGCGAGCGCGCGCAAGGACTCACCCGTTAAGGCCTCGCCGGTCGCGGAGACGGGTTCGGCCGCCCGGTGCAGGCGCGCATCGGGATAGAAGATCAGCGGGCGGACGGGCATGCGAGCGGGTTCCGGGGCCAGGCAACAGGGCAGCGGGCCCAATGCACGCGCCGTCTTGAGATGCAGCCTGGAGATCGAGTCAAGCCGGGACCCTCCGGCTCGGCGTGCCGTCGGGAATCTCGGCGCTGCAGCGTATGGGGCAAGGGGACGGCCCGACCGAAGACAGATTATCGACAGGACGGGCTCGCTCCCGTGACTGTATTGGGAGGAACAGGTCCCTGATCTCGCTCCGGGGATTGCGCCCTCACCCCAATCCGCAACGCCGCCCATCGAAGGACGCTATCGGCCTTCGGAGGCGCCGGGACGTGAAGATTGATGTTCGGCGACGTGCGCCTTCGCCTCATCCGGACAGTCCAGATGCGGTGGGCCCGCCGACGGCACGATACTGGAACCGCTCCGGGGACGATGCATTGTCGTCCCAACCAACAAAGGAGGGATCTCCCATGAAGACCTTGACGACCCTGCTCGCCGGCACACTCGTCGCGGCGACCATGATCGCCGCGGTGCCGGCCTCCGCGCAATCGATCACCATTGGTCCGGACGGCCGGCCGGGGTTCGACCTCCGGTCCCGGGGGCAGCGCGATCGCGACGACAGCCGCGAGATGCGCAGGCGCGACCGGGGCGATTATTATCGCGAGCAGCGCTTCCGGGATCGCGACCGGTACGAGCGCCGCGGTTACGACCGACGCGGCTACGATTACTGATCAGGGGCGAGCCCCGCAGCTTCAGGGGCCCTGCCGCGATCGATCGCGGTCGAGGTGGGGTTACGATGATGAGGCGGAACGGGGCCG from the Methylorubrum extorquens genome contains:
- the def gene encoding Peptide deformylase (PDF) (Polypeptide deformylase) (Evidence 2b : Function from indirect experimental evidences (e.g. phenotypes); PubMedId : 12271122; Product type e : enzyme), whose translation is MPVRPLIFYPDARLHRAAEPVSATGEALTGESLRALAADVLDTLGAVSAMGLTAIHIGRLERVVVIRLQPDEPHAVYVDPVVAWASPERAAHPEGSVSMPGVVEPVERPARVRVRYRDLDGAEHEEEAEGLRAACLQHEIDQLDGIFWIDRLTRLRRERVLKRYAKLRAQQARAGS
- a CDS encoding TonB-dependent receptor/siderophore receptor protein (fragment); the encoded protein is MGISAIGDRGFLGISYSHFNALYQIPGGEAAEARTRLNPNQDRVLARGEYRPLEGPFEVLRFWAGGSVYRHEEIGFGHAHHDHGDDDDHAHEGPAGEGVQAIFKNREVEARFEAQHVPVFTALGTLTGAVGVQTSRRVLNSQLESFLPPTESRVLAAYLFEELAVGGGLRFQAAGRIEGDRLNSIATQFPGSYLPTDGDPLSYALTRRFAPKSLSFGALQDLPYGFVASLNGSYVERAPTGAELFSQGPHHASATFEIGDPTLRLERARTAEISLRRADGPLRLDATGYVTRYTGFIYRRDTGNRCDDDFGSCGSGDELRQVVYSQANASFYGAEIGAQLDLFAVGDGWAGIEAQYDFVRAQFDDGSYVPRIPPHRLGGGAFVRANGWFARVNLLHAFDHTEIAPFETTTPGWNDLRAELAYTQALDPTVYGATEVTLGLQGRNLLDDDIRNSASFKKDEILLPGRNLRLFLTARF
- a CDS encoding exported protein of unknown function (Evidence 5 : Unknown function); amino-acid sequence: MKTLTTLLAGTLVAATMIAAVPASAQSITIGPDGRPGFDLRSRGQRDRDDSREMRRRDRGDYYREQRFRDRDRYERRGYDRRGYDY
- a CDS encoding conserved protein of unknown function precursor; putative exported protein (Evidence 4 : Unknown function but conserved in other organisms), producing the protein MPTDVLLPALRLLLLGLGLLILILLFLVPLATHALWWTAKGGRADNWSTADWSSAGLLPPAAAVPGAMVRVYAARVGRWRGIFAHHSWVVIKEAGAPRYTRYDVVGWGRPVRTDAYAPDGRWFGNEPEIVLGLDGEAAARAIPGIRAAVADYPHRSQGSYQAWPGPNSNTFAAHVVARIPDNDVPLPPTALGKDWTPPGRIAEITPSGTGLRLTWRGYVGLTIGWVDGLELNLLGAVAGLDWRRPALKLPGWGRIALIPGGDADKAVPTTEPERRPATDSVSG
- a CDS encoding GCN5-related N-acetyltransferase (Evidence 2b : Function from indirect experimental evidences (e.g. phenotypes); Product type e : enzyme), translating into MTDLLIRPAQSRDHDAIWSILEPILRAGEAYALPRDWDGERALAYWFSPAHHVFVAESAGAVLGSYYVRANQLGPGDHVANGTYATHPEARGRGIARAMGLHSFEAARALGFSAMQFNLVVATNTHAVALWTSLGLREVGRLPGVFRHPTLGPVDALVMHRPL
- a CDS encoding protein of unknown function (Evidence 5 : Unknown function), which encodes MRGGRSGRMLLAAGAVLTGVPGTVLSARAQEAATLEEISVTSVSPIQGRPAAPAAPSPAVPFARAAEVLPVVTNTFSPVTVVPQERIARDQPRTLGDALFDRPGISASTYAPGAASRPIIRGLDNARVRIQENGIVNGGVSDLGEDHAVPVNPLNASRIEVIRGPATLRYGSGAIGGVVSAENNQVPTFIPRPRDHGAGHDGLHHRRQRPARGGERRCGRERHRGPCRRVRDRDRFLRDPRRHPAQLGDRDARGLGGHLGDRRPRLPRHLLQPLQRALSDPRRRGGGSAHPAQPEPGPRARPRRIPPAGRPVRGAAVLGRRLGLPPRGDRLRARPSRSRGR
- a CDS encoding protein of unknown function; putative exported protein (Evidence 5 : Unknown function), which gives rise to MYRRSTILAAFAAALSLTPVLPAAALAMPMGGSFTGRVESHAPQVLGPNEVKLQQTASGINTGPGTPLDGARVQWVETLTLKNGQGPVQGTITFTTPGGSTSSLYRGTVTTDAQGRVTATGTYQDSAATDEFAGQWQGEVTLPGQTSSKR
- a CDS encoding protein of unknown function; putative exported protein (Evidence 5 : Unknown function); this translates as MSRLLHVAHRALAAPAVLVLALSAPGAVAQGTGQATGQGTGGRAGDQKAQARPVSVVGCTSLANLRGLLRSTGEDRAAALAVASDPKSDLGCSPVDRAAVTGLADHVALNGRAYDCLTLKGTAVCHWTVAGAVTPPERPAGKPARGK
- a CDS encoding H+/gluconate symporter family protein (Evidence 2b : Function from indirect experimental evidences (e.g. phenotypes); Product type t : transporter), producing MSFLICLAALFFLMGIAYRGFSVILFAPVAAMGAVLLTDPAAVPTLFSGLFMEKLVGFLKLYFPVFLLGAVFGKLIEISGFARSIVGAVTGLLGEGRAIVAIVLVGAILTYGGVSLFVAVFAVYPFAAELFRRSNIPKRLIPGTIALGAFTFTMDTLPGTPQIQNIIPASFFKTDAYAAPWLGVIGALFVFAVGVAYLEWRRRSAGDEGYGEGHTNEPQAVEDKVVIHPAVAILPLLIVGIGNKLLLAWITAAYGEQASAALTPEMAAHPVTVQVKTVAAIWAVQGALLLGILATVILGYRNLAERFSEGSKAAVAGSLLAGMNTATEYGFGAVIAALPGFKVISDALSAIPNPLINEAVTVNVLAGVTGSASGGLSIALGALSGRFVEAAQAAGIPLEVMHRVASMASGGMDTLPHNGAVITLLAVTGLTHRQSYGDIFAITIIKTVAVFFVIGVYYLTGWV